Proteins from a single region of Sphingomonas morindae:
- a CDS encoding endonuclease V, protein MGVVPDAQAWLNPATLTQATAIQRAIAARVEMVDRFPAAPSLAGADTSMRWRDSRGPIHAAIAPLAGAAATATIVPPFPYVPGYLGFREAPALLAAWARLAEKPDLLIVDGQGRAHPRRCGIASHIGVLLDWPTIGVAKSLLCGQVEGVLGEAAGATAPLVDRGELIGLALRSRARAKPIFVSIGHRVSLESALALIRSVGEGRRQPLPIRRAHDAANAARRAWEAAGATSA, encoded by the coding sequence ATGGGCGTCGTCCCTGATGCGCAAGCATGGCTGAACCCGGCCACGCTCACCCAGGCCACCGCGATCCAGCGCGCCATCGCCGCGCGCGTGGAGATGGTCGATCGCTTCCCCGCCGCCCCCAGCCTCGCCGGTGCCGACACGTCGATGCGCTGGCGCGACAGCCGCGGCCCGATCCATGCCGCCATCGCGCCGCTCGCGGGCGCGGCGGCCACCGCCACGATCGTGCCGCCCTTTCCCTATGTGCCGGGCTATCTCGGCTTTCGCGAGGCACCGGCGCTGCTCGCCGCCTGGGCGCGGCTGGCGGAAAAGCCCGATCTGCTGATCGTCGACGGCCAGGGCCGGGCGCATCCGCGCCGCTGCGGCATCGCCAGCCATATTGGCGTGCTGCTCGACTGGCCGACGATCGGCGTCGCCAAGTCGCTGCTCTGCGGACAGGTCGAGGGGGTGCTGGGCGAGGCGGCGGGGGCGACGGCGCCGCTGGTCGATCGCGGCGAGCTGATCGGCCTGGCGCTGCGCAGCCGCGCCCGTGCCAAGCCCATCTTCGTCAGCATCGGCCACCGCGTCAGCCTGGAGAGCGCGCTCGCGCTGATCCGGTCGGTGGGCGAGGGCCGCCGCCAGCCGCTGCCGATCCGGCGCGCCCATGATGCCGCCAACGCCGCCCGCCGCGCCTGGGAGGCGGCGGGCGCCACGTCGGCGTGA
- a CDS encoding CDP-alcohol phosphatidyltransferase family protein: MSNAERIRRMARAQAAVPPGPPGPGAAPAATLWADTHFAFDPEWFKHILAHPGAVLQAGGRPVLAHLPAGIDDPHAPGLTVIDYDARPTLYNHALRKRECPFVEPLTRQTAPEIERRSYYGAYKGATDLLTKYLWPEAAFALTRMAARAGLSPNMVTTIGSLLCIAATLLFARGDYWSGLALGFLFMVLDTVDGKLARCTITSSWWGNIFDHGLDLIHPPIWWLAWGLGTRATAHPLDDARLVAIMVAIMAAYAAQRLIEGLFIRAFGMHIHVWRRFDTWFRLFTARRNPNMAILFVALAAGRPDRGLEAVAWWSLLSLLVHAGQLLGAFAARRRGPLRSWLSEE, from the coding sequence ATGAGCAACGCCGAACGCATCAGGCGCATGGCGCGTGCCCAGGCCGCGGTGCCGCCGGGCCCGCCGGGCCCCGGTGCCGCACCCGCCGCCACGCTCTGGGCGGACACGCATTTCGCCTTCGATCCCGAATGGTTCAAGCATATCCTGGCGCATCCCGGCGCGGTGTTGCAGGCCGGCGGCCGCCCCGTGCTGGCGCATCTGCCCGCGGGCATCGACGATCCGCACGCGCCGGGCCTGACGGTGATCGACTATGACGCGCGGCCGACGCTCTACAATCATGCGCTGCGCAAGCGCGAATGCCCGTTCGTCGAGCCGCTAACCCGGCAGACCGCGCCCGAGATCGAGCGCCGCTCCTATTACGGCGCCTATAAGGGCGCGACCGATCTGCTCACCAAATATCTCTGGCCCGAGGCGGCCTTCGCGCTCACCCGCATGGCGGCGCGCGCCGGGCTCAGCCCGAACATGGTGACGACGATCGGCAGCCTGCTGTGCATCGCCGCCACCCTGCTGTTCGCGCGGGGCGACTATTGGAGCGGCCTGGCGCTGGGCTTTCTGTTCATGGTGCTGGACACGGTGGACGGCAAGCTCGCCCGCTGCACCATCACCTCCTCCTGGTGGGGCAATATCTTCGATCACGGGCTGGATCTGATCCATCCGCCGATCTGGTGGCTCGCCTGGGGCCTGGGCACGCGCGCCACGGCGCATCCGCTCGACGATGCGCGGCTGGTGGCGATCATGGTGGCGATCATGGCGGCCTATGCGGCGCAGCGGCTGATCGAGGGGCTGTTCATCCGCGCCTTCGGCATGCACATCCATGTGTGGCGCCGGTTCGATACCTGGTTCCGGCTGTTCACCGCGCGCCGCAACCCCAATATGGCGATCCTGTTCGTGGCGCTGGCCGCCGGCCGGCCCGATCGCGGGCTGGAGGCGGTGGCCTGGTGGTCGCTCCTGTCGCTGCTGGTCCATGCCGGCCAGCTGCTCGGCGCCTTCGCGGCGCGGCGGCGCGGGCCGCTGCGGAGCTGGCTCAGCGAGGAATGA
- a CDS encoding NTP transferase domain-containing protein, giving the protein MYPLSPHAVLLAAGLGSRLLPLTADRPKCLIEVGGRTILDHQVSALRAAGIAGITIVGGYRFDRLAAYVAARWPDPGERPELVFNPFYAVSSSIGSVWAARHRLEGAFCLLNGDTIYDPGLVAAGLSRLRSGINLFVEPIGIAEPDDMLVQLHGDRVLAVAKDLPRSRAGHRSLGFIVADGADHGYGRALERVIAETGGAQAYHHAIVDRLAHEGRVLPVPFAGDAWAEIDRPEDIARWRGDRAPDRDDGAAAARRAAGAARS; this is encoded by the coding sequence ATGTACCCGCTTTCCCCCCATGCCGTCCTGCTCGCCGCGGGACTCGGCTCGCGGCTCCTGCCGCTGACGGCGGACCGGCCCAAATGCCTGATCGAGGTCGGCGGCCGGACCATATTGGATCATCAGGTCTCGGCGCTGCGCGCGGCCGGCATCGCCGGCATCACCATCGTCGGCGGCTATCGCTTCGATCGGCTCGCCGCCTATGTCGCGGCGCGCTGGCCCGATCCCGGCGAGCGGCCCGAGCTGGTGTTCAACCCCTTCTATGCCGTGTCCAGCTCGATTGGCAGCGTGTGGGCGGCGCGGCATCGGCTGGAGGGCGCCTTCTGCCTGCTCAATGGCGACACCATCTACGATCCCGGGCTGGTCGCCGCCGGCCTTTCGCGGCTGCGGAGCGGCATCAATCTGTTCGTCGAGCCGATCGGGATCGCCGAGCCCGACGACATGCTCGTGCAGCTCCACGGCGACCGCGTGCTGGCGGTAGCCAAGGATCTTCCGCGCAGCCGCGCCGGCCACCGCTCGCTCGGCTTCATCGTCGCCGACGGCGCCGATCATGGCTATGGCCGCGCGCTCGAGCGGGTGATCGCGGAAACGGGGGGCGCCCAGGCCTATCACCACGCGATCGTCGATCGCCTCGCGCACGAAGGCCGCGTCCTGCCCGTGCCCTTCGCCGGCGACGCCTGGGCCGAGATCGACCGCCCCGAGGATATCGCCCGCTGGCGCGGCGATCGCGCGCCCGATCGGGATGACGGCGCGGCGGCGGCGCGGCGGGCGGCGGGCGCGGCGCGGTCGTGA
- a CDS encoding P-II family nitrogen regulator, whose translation MKKIEAIIKPFKLDEVKEALHEVGVSGITVTEAKGFGRQKGHTELYRGAEYVVDFLPKVKLEVVVDDPLADRVVEAIQAAAQTGRIGDGKIFVLPVETAIRIRTGERGRDAI comes from the coding sequence ATGAAGAAGATCGAGGCGATTATCAAACCCTTCAAGCTGGATGAGGTGAAGGAGGCGCTGCACGAGGTGGGCGTTTCGGGGATCACCGTGACCGAGGCGAAGGGCTTTGGCCGGCAGAAGGGCCATACCGAACTCTATCGGGGCGCCGAATATGTCGTCGACTTCCTGCCCAAGGTGAAGCTCGAGGTGGTGGTGGACGATCCGCTCGCCGACCGGGTCGTGGAAGCGATCCAGGCGGCGGCGCAGACCGGCCGCATCGGCGACGGCAAGATCTTCGTCCTGCCGGTGGAAACCGCGATCCGCATCCGCACCGGCGAGCGCGGCCGCGACGCCATCTGA
- the glnA gene encoding type I glutamate--ammonia ligase has product MANTASDILKMIEEKEIQWVDLRFTDPKGKWQHLTMVSSVLGEDELTDGLMFDGSSIEGWKAINESDMVLKPDLDAVWIDPFSATPMLILVCDIVEPSTGELYARDPRSTAKRAETFLKSTGIGDTVYVGPEAEFFMFDDVRFENSYSTSYYKIDDIELPTNSGREYDGGNMAHRPRAKGGYFPVAPVDSAVDIRGEMVSTMLEMGLPCDKHHHEVASAQHELGLTFGTLVQTADRMQIYKYVVHQVAHAYGKTATFMPKPIKDDNGSGMHTHMSIWNEGKPLFAGEGYAGLSDTCLYFIGGVIKHAKALNAFTNPTTNSYKRLVPGFEAPVLLAYSARNRSASCRIPYGTGAKAKRVEFRFPDALANPYLCYAALLMAGIDGIENKIHPGEAMDKNLYDLPPAELAQVPTVCGSLREALESLKADHAFLLKGGVFTSDQLDAYLELKWNDVYRWEMTPSPVEYDMYYSA; this is encoded by the coding sequence ATGGCGAATACGGCGTCCGACATCCTCAAGATGATCGAGGAGAAGGAGATCCAGTGGGTGGATCTCCGCTTCACCGACCCCAAGGGCAAGTGGCAGCACCTCACCATGGTCTCCTCGGTGCTGGGCGAGGACGAGCTGACCGACGGCCTGATGTTCGACGGATCGTCGATCGAGGGCTGGAAGGCGATCAACGAGTCCGACATGGTGCTCAAGCCCGATCTCGACGCGGTGTGGATCGATCCCTTCTCGGCCACGCCGATGCTGATCCTGGTGTGCGACATCGTCGAGCCTTCGACCGGCGAACTCTATGCGCGCGATCCCCGCTCCACCGCCAAGCGCGCCGAGACCTTCCTCAAGTCCACCGGGATCGGCGACACCGTCTATGTCGGCCCCGAGGCCGAATTCTTCATGTTCGACGATGTGCGGTTCGAGAACAGCTACTCGACCAGCTACTACAAGATCGACGATATCGAGCTGCCGACCAATTCCGGCCGCGAATATGATGGCGGGAACATGGCCCATCGTCCGCGCGCCAAGGGCGGCTATTTCCCGGTCGCGCCGGTCGATTCGGCGGTGGACATTCGCGGCGAGATGGTTTCGACCATGCTCGAGATGGGTCTGCCCTGCGACAAGCATCACCACGAGGTCGCCTCCGCGCAGCACGAGCTGGGCCTGACCTTCGGCACGCTGGTGCAGACCGCCGACCGCATGCAGATCTACAAATATGTCGTGCACCAGGTGGCCCATGCCTATGGCAAGACGGCCACCTTCATGCCCAAGCCGATCAAGGACGATAATGGCTCGGGCATGCACACGCACATGTCGATCTGGAACGAGGGCAAGCCGCTCTTCGCCGGCGAAGGCTATGCCGGCCTGTCGGACACCTGCCTCTATTTCATCGGCGGCGTGATCAAGCATGCCAAGGCGCTCAACGCCTTCACCAACCCCACCACCAACAGCTACAAGCGGCTGGTGCCGGGCTTCGAGGCGCCGGTGCTGCTCGCCTATTCGGCGCGCAACCGCTCGGCCTCGTGCCGCATTCCCTATGGCACGGGCGCCAAGGCCAAGCGGGTGGAGTTCCGCTTCCCCGACGCGCTGGCCAATCCCTATCTCTGCTACGCGGCGCTGCTGATGGCGGGGATCGACGGCATCGAGAACAAGATCCATCCCGGCGAGGCGATGGACAAGAATCTCTACGATCTGCCGCCGGCCGAGCTGGCGCAGGTGCCGACCGTGTGCGGCTCGCTGCGCGAGGCGCTGGAGAGCCTCAAGGCCGATCACGCCTTCCTGCTCAAGGGCGGCGTCTTCACCAGCGACCAGCTGGACGCCTATCTCGAGCTCAAGTGGAACGACGTGTATCGCTGGGAGATGACGCCCAGCCCGGTCGAGTACGACATGTATTACTCGGCCTGA
- the dgcA gene encoding N-acetyl-D-Glu racemase DgcA, whose protein sequence is MTDPIRMGVRIERWPVAGAFIIARGAKTEVDVVLVTLSDGAYRGRGEATPIYYHGETAESVKAQLLGCAEAVAAGARRRDLAGLLPRGAARNALDAALWDLDARRCGLPAWRIAGLSEPQPLATAFTLSLADPAAMEADARAAASRYPLLKLKLAGEGDVARVAAVRRGAPEARLIVDANGSWAPDDVVARAGALVPHRVELIEQPLPAGADAALAGLASPIPLCADESCQDRADLAACIGRYAAINVKLDKAGGLTEALALIAEGRAAGLKVMVGCMLSTSLGIAPAFLAAQGADWVDLDAPLLLARDRPEGFRFEGGVLRPAAPGLWGDG, encoded by the coding sequence ATGACCGATCCAATCCGCATGGGTGTGCGCATCGAACGCTGGCCGGTGGCCGGCGCCTTCATCATCGCGCGCGGCGCCAAGACCGAGGTCGACGTCGTCCTCGTGACCTTGAGCGACGGCGCCTATCGCGGGCGCGGCGAGGCGACGCCCATCTATTATCATGGCGAGACGGCCGAGAGCGTGAAGGCGCAGCTTCTCGGATGCGCCGAGGCGGTGGCCGCCGGAGCGCGGCGGCGCGATCTGGCGGGGCTGCTGCCGCGCGGCGCGGCGCGCAACGCGCTCGATGCCGCGCTCTGGGATCTCGATGCCCGCCGCTGCGGCCTGCCGGCATGGCGGATCGCGGGCCTGAGCGAGCCCCAGCCGCTGGCCACCGCCTTCACTTTGTCGCTCGCCGATCCCGCCGCGATGGAGGCGGACGCGCGCGCCGCCGCTTCCCGCTATCCGCTGCTCAAGCTCAAGCTGGCGGGCGAGGGCGATGTGGCGCGCGTCGCGGCGGTGCGGCGCGGCGCGCCCGAGGCGCGGCTGATCGTGGACGCCAATGGCTCCTGGGCGCCGGACGATGTCGTCGCGCGCGCGGGCGCGCTGGTGCCGCACCGGGTCGAGCTGATCGAGCAGCCGCTGCCGGCGGGCGCCGATGCCGCGCTTGCCGGGCTGGCGTCGCCCATTCCGCTCTGTGCCGACGAAAGCTGCCAGGATCGCGCCGATCTCGCCGCCTGCATCGGCCGCTACGCAGCGATCAACGTCAAGCTCGACAAGGCCGGCGGCCTGACCGAGGCGCTCGCGCTGATCGCCGAGGGGCGGGCGGCGGGGCTCAAGGTGATGGTCGGCTGCATGCTCTCCACCTCGCTCGGCATCGCGCCCGCCTTCCTCGCCGCGCAGGGCGCGGACTGGGTGGATCTGGATGCGCCGCTGCTGCTCGCGCGCGATCGGCCCGAAGGCTTCCGCTTCGAGGGCGGCGTGCTGCGACCCGCCGCGCCGGGCCTGTGGGGCGATGGCTGA
- a CDS encoding polyhydroxyalkanoate depolymerase translates to MLYDAYEIQRSFLSGASLMANFGAGWMQNPANPLAHTQFGPMIASGLDVFAHASQPRGKPEFNLPFTVLPDGREVAVREEVVLRKPFGQLKHFVREGVEGGPRLLIVAPMSGHYATLLRGTVERMLPSADVYITDWRDAKLVPLADGRFTLDDYVDYLIEFLTVVGPGAHVLAVCQPTVPAYAAACLMNADKHPCRPRTLTMMGGPIDTREAPTAVNTVATQRPLAWFQNNVIATVPFFYPGGGRKVYPGFLQLAGFMAMNLGNHLMSHYRMFQQLVDGDGESAEATKAFYEEYRSVCDMTEEFYLQTIEDVFQRHKLPKGELLHRGRKVDPAAITDTALLAIEGERDDISGIGQTRAALVLATALDPARKRYYLAKNVGHYGIFNGRRWREIIAPVLEAWIAAHEG, encoded by the coding sequence TTGCTCTACGACGCATATGAAATTCAACGCTCCTTCCTCTCCGGTGCCAGCCTCATGGCGAATTTCGGCGCGGGCTGGATGCAGAATCCCGCCAATCCGCTCGCGCACACCCAGTTCGGGCCGATGATCGCGTCGGGGCTCGATGTCTTCGCCCACGCCTCGCAGCCGCGCGGCAAGCCGGAGTTCAACCTGCCCTTCACCGTGCTGCCCGATGGCCGCGAGGTGGCGGTCCGCGAGGAGGTCGTGCTCCGCAAGCCGTTCGGTCAGCTCAAGCATTTTGTACGCGAAGGGGTGGAGGGCGGCCCCCGGCTGCTGATCGTGGCGCCGATGTCGGGCCATTATGCCACGCTGCTGCGCGGCACGGTGGAGCGGATGCTGCCGAGCGCCGATGTCTACATCACCGATTGGCGCGACGCCAAGCTGGTGCCGCTCGCCGATGGCCGCTTCACGCTCGACGACTATGTCGATTATCTGATCGAGTTCCTCACCGTCGTCGGTCCCGGCGCGCATGTCCTGGCGGTGTGCCAGCCGACGGTGCCGGCCTATGCCGCCGCCTGCCTGATGAACGCCGACAAACATCCCTGCCGCCCCCGCACGCTGACGATGATGGGCGGCCCGATCGACACGCGCGAGGCGCCCACGGCGGTCAACACCGTCGCCACGCAGCGGCCGCTCGCCTGGTTCCAGAACAATGTCATCGCCACCGTGCCCTTTTTCTATCCCGGCGGCGGCCGCAAGGTTTATCCCGGCTTCCTCCAGCTGGCCGGCTTCATGGCGATGAACCTCGGCAACCATCTGATGAGCCATTACCGCATGTTCCAGCAGCTGGTGGACGGCGATGGCGAGAGCGCCGAGGCGACCAAGGCCTTTTACGAGGAATATCGCTCGGTCTGCGACATGACCGAGGAATTCTACCTCCAGACGATCGAGGATGTGTTCCAGCGCCACAAGCTGCCCAAGGGCGAGCTGCTGCATCGCGGGCGCAAGGTCGATCCCGCCGCCATCACCGATACCGCGCTGCTCGCCATCGAGGGCGAGCGTGACGATATTTCCGGCATCGGCCAGACCCGCGCGGCGCTCGTCCTCGCGACCGCGCTCGATCCCGCCCGCAAACGCTATTATTTGGCGAAGAATGTGGGGCATTACGGTATCTTCAACGGGCGCCGCTGGCGCGAGATCATCGCGCCTGTGCTGGAGGCGTGGATCGCGGCGCATGAGGGCTGA
- a CDS encoding ABC transporter transmembrane domain-containing protein — MARIPRDPPAPTDRRKLASLRLVWARALRYPGHVLAAFVALCVSSAATLGIPYGFKRVIDRGFSSGVDPHAVSASFHYLLMLVLVLAAATATRFWFVSWIGARVVSDLRTEVQDNLLTLSPRFFEENRPSEIASRLTSDTAIVEEVVSATVSLALRNLFTLIGGISYMVVLSPKLAGLLILGLPIVVAPILLLGRRVRAFSRSSQDSIAGVGTTATEILGAMRVVQAFGQEGREAGRMRVAVEAVFAVSKRRFGVRAIMTAAVIGLLFSAVTLILWIGAIDVAEGRMTGGTIAAFVLTAGLVTGSFGALAEVWGDILRGSGAASRLGELIAARPEITAPAQPIALPRPATGAIAFDRVTFRYPTRPDRAALEAFSLAIAPGETVAVVGPSGAGKSTLFQLAERFYDPQEGRVLLDGVALPDADPAAIRARIALVPQETVIFAASARDNLRYGRWDADDAAIWAAAEAANAADFLRELPEGLETFLGEGGARLSGGQRQRLAIARALLRDAPLLLLDEATSALDAESERLVQDALERLMRGRTTIVIAHRLATVRAADRIIVMDKGRIVEEGRHETLQAGGGIYARLARLQFESL; from the coding sequence ATGGCCCGCATCCCCCGCGATCCGCCCGCCCCGACAGACCGCCGCAAGCTGGCCAGCCTCCGGCTGGTCTGGGCACGCGCGCTGCGCTATCCGGGCCATGTCCTCGCCGCATTCGTGGCGCTGTGCGTGTCTTCCGCCGCGACTCTGGGCATTCCTTACGGCTTCAAGAGAGTAATCGACCGGGGCTTCAGCTCGGGAGTCGATCCGCACGCGGTGAGCGCCTCCTTCCACTATTTGCTGATGCTGGTGCTGGTGCTGGCGGCCGCGACCGCGACGCGCTTCTGGTTCGTGTCGTGGATCGGGGCGCGCGTCGTGTCCGATTTGAGGACAGAGGTGCAGGATAATCTGCTCACGCTCTCGCCGCGCTTCTTCGAGGAGAACCGTCCCTCGGAAATCGCGTCGCGCCTCACCTCGGATACCGCGATCGTCGAGGAGGTGGTCAGCGCCACCGTCTCGCTGGCGCTGCGCAACCTCTTCACGCTGATTGGCGGCATCAGCTACATGGTGGTGCTGAGCCCCAAGCTGGCGGGGCTGCTGATCCTCGGCCTGCCGATCGTGGTGGCGCCAATCCTGCTTCTCGGGCGGCGCGTGCGCGCCTTCTCGCGATCCTCGCAGGACAGCATCGCCGGGGTCGGCACCACCGCCACCGAAATCCTCGGCGCGATGCGGGTGGTGCAGGCCTTCGGCCAAGAGGGCCGCGAGGCGGGCCGGATGCGCGTGGCGGTGGAGGCGGTGTTCGCGGTCAGCAAGCGCCGCTTCGGCGTCCGCGCCATCATGACGGCGGCGGTGATCGGCCTGTTGTTCAGCGCGGTGACGCTGATCCTCTGGATCGGCGCGATCGACGTTGCCGAAGGGCGGATGACGGGCGGCACCATCGCCGCCTTCGTGCTCACGGCGGGGCTCGTCACCGGCTCGTTCGGCGCGCTGGCCGAGGTGTGGGGCGACATATTGCGCGGCTCGGGCGCGGCCAGCCGGCTTGGCGAGCTGATCGCCGCGCGCCCCGAAATCACCGCGCCGGCGCAGCCCATCGCCCTGCCCCGGCCCGCCACCGGCGCGATCGCCTTCGACCGCGTGACCTTCCGCTACCCGACGCGGCCCGACCGCGCCGCGCTCGAGGCGTTCAGCCTCGCCATCGCGCCGGGTGAGACGGTGGCGGTGGTCGGCCCCTCCGGCGCCGGCAAATCCACGCTGTTCCAGCTGGCGGAACGTTTCTACGATCCGCAGGAAGGGCGCGTCCTGCTCGACGGCGTGGCGCTGCCCGATGCCGATCCCGCCGCGATCCGCGCACGCATCGCGCTAGTGCCGCAGGAGACGGTGATCTTCGCCGCCTCGGCGCGCGACAATCTCCGCTATGGCCGCTGGGATGCGGACGATGCCGCGATCTGGGCGGCGGCCGAGGCCGCCAATGCCGCCGATTTCCTGCGCGAGCTGCCCGAGGGGCTGGAGACCTTCCTTGGCGAGGGCGGCGCGCGCCTGTCGGGCGGCCAGCGCCAGCGGCTCGCCATCGCGCGGGCGCTGCTGCGCGACGCGCCGCTGCTGCTGCTCGACGAGGCGACCTCGGCGCTCGACGCCGAGAGCGAGCGGCTGGTGCAGGACGCGCTGGAGCGGCTGATGCGCGGCCGCACCACCATCGTGATCGCGCACCGTCTCGCCACCGTGCGCGCGGCCGACCGCATCATCGTGATGGACAAGGGCCGGATCGTCGAGGAAGGCCGGCACGAGACGCTCCAGGCCGGCGGCGGCATCTACGCGCGGCTCGCCCGGCTCCAGTTCGAGAGCCTGTGA